One Corynebacterium efficiens YS-314 DNA segment encodes these proteins:
- a CDS encoding rhodanese-like domain-containing protein, whose protein sequence is MAEITVPEAQQRYTDEQVLDVREDFEVREGMIPTALHIPMGQLGARLDELDKNRPVIVVCRSGRHSATVADALNQAGFTADTMAGGMIEWKQAGLPTG, encoded by the coding sequence ATGGCAGAAATCACCGTCCCCGAAGCCCAGCAACGCTACACCGATGAGCAGGTCCTCGACGTCCGCGAGGACTTCGAGGTGCGCGAGGGCATGATCCCCACCGCCCTGCACATCCCCATGGGCCAGCTGGGTGCCCGCCTGGATGAACTGGACAAGAACCGACCCGTCATCGTCGTCTGCCGCAGCGGAAGGCACAGCGCAACCGTTGCCGATGCCCTCAACCAGGCCGGTTTCACCGCCGACACCATGGCCGGCGGCATGATCGAATGGAAGCAGGCTGGCCTGCCGACGGGTTGA
- a CDS encoding NAD-dependent epimerase/dehydratase family protein — MRIAVVGATGNTGTAVLRALHRHPEITEVAGIARRLPDTEIEPYDRCEWRSIDIAAASTEADAVQSLTDAFRGCDAVIHLAWMIQPNDRRELLERVNVEGTRRVARAVAEAGVEHLVVASSVGVYSPDEARDALRKDGTEPPLRDEEFPNQGIDSSHYSVDKASQEEVLDDFEALHPGVTVTRMRPALLFQGDAASSIQRYFIGKAVPSRLLAPGSMLSLPLPSGLRIQALHTDDVAEAYVAAVLAKKGGAFNVAADDILGPQELADILTSTGKYMEMPPAIVRAAVVTAHRSGVIPADAGWIDMAMQVPLMDTTKARTELKWSPKRTAADALRELLEGLAEGRGHASPVLRPDAQDDRNVNAFHQPASEGAFAGDGDVDPHVPPEKMSADLLELYLSDHLTGATAGVGRITRMANDFVDTPMFGRLGQLVDEISAERAFLIQLIDDLGLDRKPYRQAVAWVGERVGRLKSNGKIVERSPMTMLLETELMRGAVMGKLGMWQMLEVQAPTLGLDPKVFTDLIEMTENQVKLLDEIHAYASARALRADKDIYWTDN; from the coding sequence ATGCGAATCGCAGTTGTTGGTGCAACTGGCAACACGGGAACCGCCGTGCTGCGTGCACTCCACCGCCATCCCGAAATTACAGAGGTCGCCGGCATCGCCCGCCGCCTGCCGGATACGGAAATCGAACCCTACGACCGGTGCGAATGGCGCAGCATCGACATCGCCGCGGCCTCCACCGAGGCGGATGCCGTGCAGAGCCTGACGGATGCCTTCCGCGGTTGTGATGCCGTGATCCACCTCGCCTGGATGATCCAGCCCAATGACCGCCGTGAGCTGCTCGAACGTGTCAATGTGGAGGGCACGCGCAGGGTTGCCCGCGCGGTGGCCGAGGCGGGCGTGGAGCATCTCGTGGTGGCCAGTTCCGTCGGCGTGTACTCCCCGGATGAGGCGCGTGACGCGCTGCGCAAGGACGGCACCGAACCCCCGCTGCGGGATGAGGAATTCCCCAACCAGGGCATCGACAGTTCCCACTACAGCGTGGACAAGGCCTCCCAGGAGGAGGTGCTTGATGATTTCGAGGCGCTGCACCCCGGGGTCACCGTCACCCGGATGCGTCCGGCCCTGCTCTTCCAGGGCGATGCGGCCTCCTCCATCCAGCGGTACTTCATCGGCAAGGCGGTACCCTCGCGTCTGCTGGCGCCCGGATCGATGCTGTCGCTGCCCCTGCCCAGTGGTCTGCGGATCCAGGCGCTGCACACCGATGACGTGGCCGAGGCCTATGTGGCGGCGGTGCTCGCGAAGAAGGGTGGCGCCTTCAACGTCGCCGCCGATGACATCCTCGGCCCCCAGGAGCTGGCGGATATCCTCACCAGCACCGGAAAGTACATGGAGATGCCACCGGCCATCGTCCGCGCGGCCGTGGTCACCGCGCACCGCAGTGGCGTGATCCCGGCCGACGCCGGCTGGATCGACATGGCCATGCAGGTACCGCTTATGGACACCACCAAGGCCAGGACGGAACTGAAATGGTCCCCGAAGCGCACCGCCGCCGACGCCCTGCGTGAGCTGCTGGAGGGCCTGGCAGAGGGCCGCGGACACGCCTCACCGGTGCTGCGTCCCGACGCCCAGGATGACCGCAATGTCAACGCCTTCCACCAGCCCGCCTCCGAGGGGGCCTTCGCCGGCGACGGTGACGTGGACCCCCATGTCCCGCCGGAGAAGATGAGCGCCGACCTGCTGGAGCTCTACCTCTCCGATCACCTGACGGGCGCCACCGCCGGAGTGGGCCGCATCACCCGCATGGCCAACGACTTCGTGGACACCCCCATGTTCGGCCGGCTGGGCCAGCTGGTCGATGAGATCTCCGCCGAGCGCGCCTTCCTCATCCAGCTCATCGATGATCTCGGCCTGGACCGCAAACCCTACCGCCAGGCCGTCGCCTGGGTGGGGGAGCGGGTCGGCCGCCTCAAGAGCAACGGCAAGATCGTCGAACGTTCACCGATGACCATGCTGCTGGAAACCGAGCTCATGCGCGGTGCCGTCATGGGCAAACTCGGCATGTGGCAGATGCTCGAGGTCCAGGCCCCGACCCTCGGCCTCGACCCCAAGGTGTTCACCGACCTCATCGAGATGACCGAGAACCAGGTCAAGCTTCTCGACGAGATCCACGCCTACGCCAGTGCGCGCGCCCTGCGCGCCGATAAGGACATCTACTGGACTGACAACTAA
- a CDS encoding type I restriction-modification system subunit M has protein sequence MPHREIRKILFNHASFIWSAADLLRGTYKQHQYGNIILPFTVLARLDGVLAPTKQAVLTAIEGLDPDQAPSAGMLRNRAGHDYSFYNRSRHDLRSLQGDVDNLEENLRDYVNAFSPNVRDIFDQYKFDETIIDLANNDLLLEILQHFAKADLRPEVVSNEVMGHIFEELIRKFAEASNETAGEHFTPREVIDLMVTILLDGDEELSTPGVIRSVYDPTAGTGGMLSAADNKIKAFNHQAQVNLLGQEINPESYAICKADMVVKGQPITNIALGNTLTNPAFEDQTFHYALSNPPFGVAWKKDRPAVEREHEIAGHAGRFGPGLPRVSDGSLLFLMHLISKLREPGLQGGAAGRGAIVLNGSPLFTGGAGSGESNIRKWVLDNDYLEAIIGLPTDMFYNTGISTYIWILNKDKDHARKGKVQLIDATEMFVKMRKSIGSKRKMLSDDNITTIATLYGNFVESEHSKIFNTTDFYYRTITVERPLKLNYAFTPQRIERALAAKPVAKLEGWEQEALDKALGEAEEATHGVVSTNRAQFTKDLKKILADEGLVLKPAVLKAVLTELGEHDDHGELVTKAGKPEADASLRDTENVPWDQDIHDYLKREVHPFVPDAWIDETKTKEGVEIPFTRHFYKYVPPRPLKDIDRDLDEVLGRIRVRLEQVKA, from the coding sequence ATGCCCCATAGAGAAATCAGGAAAATCTTGTTTAACCACGCGTCCTTTATCTGGAGCGCAGCTGATCTGCTGCGCGGAACCTACAAGCAACACCAGTACGGCAACATCATCTTGCCGTTTACCGTGCTCGCCCGCCTCGACGGGGTCCTGGCCCCCACCAAGCAGGCCGTCTTGACCGCCATTGAGGGCCTCGATCCTGATCAGGCACCCTCGGCGGGTATGCTGCGCAACCGGGCAGGCCATGACTACAGCTTCTACAACCGCTCCCGTCATGACCTGCGATCTTTGCAGGGTGACGTCGATAACCTGGAAGAGAATCTCCGCGACTACGTCAACGCGTTTTCCCCGAACGTCCGGGACATCTTCGACCAGTACAAGTTCGACGAGACCATCATCGACCTGGCCAACAACGACCTGCTGCTGGAGATCCTCCAGCACTTCGCCAAGGCCGATCTACGCCCCGAGGTAGTCTCCAACGAGGTGATGGGCCATATCTTCGAAGAGCTCATCCGGAAATTCGCCGAAGCCTCCAACGAAACCGCCGGTGAACACTTCACCCCCCGAGAAGTCATCGACCTGATGGTCACCATCCTGCTCGACGGCGACGAGGAACTGAGCACCCCCGGTGTTATCCGCTCGGTCTACGACCCCACCGCTGGCACCGGCGGCATGCTCTCCGCGGCTGACAACAAGATCAAGGCGTTCAACCACCAGGCCCAGGTCAACCTGCTTGGCCAGGAGATTAACCCCGAGTCCTACGCCATCTGCAAAGCCGACATGGTCGTCAAAGGCCAACCCATCACCAACATCGCCCTGGGCAACACCTTGACCAACCCGGCCTTCGAGGACCAGACCTTCCACTACGCCCTGTCCAACCCACCCTTCGGCGTCGCCTGGAAGAAAGACAGACCCGCTGTGGAGCGCGAGCACGAGATCGCCGGCCATGCGGGGCGTTTCGGTCCCGGCTTACCCAGGGTCTCCGACGGCTCCCTGCTCTTTCTCATGCACCTGATCTCTAAGCTCCGGGAACCCGGCCTTCAGGGTGGGGCCGCCGGTCGTGGGGCCATTGTCCTCAACGGCTCACCCCTGTTCACCGGTGGGGCTGGCTCCGGGGAATCCAATATCCGCAAATGGGTTCTCGACAACGACTACCTCGAAGCAATCATCGGTCTGCCGACGGATATGTTCTACAACACCGGTATCTCCACCTACATCTGGATCCTCAACAAGGACAAAGACCACGCCCGCAAGGGCAAAGTACAGCTTATCGACGCCACCGAGATGTTCGTCAAGATGCGCAAGTCCATTGGCTCCAAACGCAAGATGCTCTCCGACGACAACATCACCACCATCGCCACGCTCTACGGGAACTTCGTGGAGTCGGAGCACTCGAAGATCTTTAACACCACCGACTTCTACTACCGCACCATCACCGTGGAACGCCCCCTCAAGCTCAACTACGCTTTCACCCCGCAGCGCATCGAACGCGCCCTGGCCGCCAAACCCGTGGCCAAGCTCGAGGGGTGGGAGCAGGAAGCCTTGGACAAGGCTTTGGGGGAAGCGGAGGAAGCTACCCACGGGGTGGTGTCTACCAACCGGGCCCAGTTCACCAAGGACCTGAAAAAGATCCTCGCCGATGAGGGGCTTGTCCTCAAACCCGCCGTCCTCAAGGCTGTCCTCACCGAACTCGGTGAACACGACGACCACGGCGAGCTGGTGACCAAGGCCGGTAAACCCGAAGCGGACGCCAGCCTGCGCGACACAGAGAACGTCCCCTGGGACCAGGACATCCACGACTACCTCAAACGCGAAGTCCACCCCTTCGTCCCCGACGCCTGGATCGATGAGACTAAGACGAAGGAAGGTGTCGAGATCCCGTTCACCCGCCACTTCTATAAGTACGTCCCCCCACGCCCACTCAAAGACATTGACCGAGACCTTGATGAGGTCCTCGGCCGCATCCGGGTCCGTCTCGAGCAGGTGAAAGCATGA
- a CDS encoding rhodanese-like domain-containing protein produces the protein MSSPSTTANITTVEPEVLRQWITDNEDLVVLDVRSAAEFESVHIRGSYNVPLQLVSEHTDQLAERLGGRVVLVCQSGVRAEQARQRLGAAGVETAHVLAGGVNAFADAGGDVVRGAQRWDIERQVRLVAGSLVVTGLLGGKFVSPKMRAVAGAIGAGLTFSGVTNTCAMGKALAAMPWNKTAQNPTAAESINQIPNTSA, from the coding sequence ATGAGCTCACCCTCCACCACCGCCAACATCACCACCGTTGAACCCGAGGTCCTGCGCCAGTGGATCACCGATAACGAGGACCTCGTGGTTCTGGATGTCCGCTCAGCCGCAGAGTTTGAATCAGTGCACATCCGCGGTTCCTACAACGTTCCCCTCCAGCTGGTCTCCGAACACACGGATCAGCTCGCAGAACGCCTCGGTGGCCGCGTGGTTCTGGTATGCCAGTCCGGTGTGCGCGCCGAACAGGCCCGTCAGCGTCTCGGCGCCGCCGGTGTGGAAACCGCCCATGTGCTTGCCGGTGGGGTCAACGCCTTCGCCGATGCCGGTGGCGATGTCGTGCGCGGCGCCCAGCGCTGGGACATCGAACGCCAGGTCCGCCTGGTCGCCGGTTCCCTCGTGGTCACCGGACTGCTCGGTGGAAAATTCGTCTCCCCCAAGATGCGCGCCGTCGCCGGCGCGATCGGCGCCGGCCTGACCTTCTCCGGCGTGACCAACACCTGCGCCATGGGCAAGGCCCTGGCCGCGATGCCGTGGAACAAGACCGCCCAGAACCCCACCGCCGCGGAATCCATCAACCAGATTCCTAACACCTCGGCATAA
- a CDS encoding metal-sensitive transcriptional regulator: MELEPTEIKPVINRLKRAQGQLSAVVRMLEEGAECKDVVTQLSAVSKALDRAGFAIIATGLEQCLTNPDQSMDKKEMEKLFLSLA; the protein is encoded by the coding sequence ATGGAACTCGAACCCACCGAGATCAAACCGGTGATCAACCGCCTCAAGCGCGCCCAGGGACAGCTGTCCGCCGTGGTGCGCATGCTGGAGGAGGGTGCTGAGTGCAAGGATGTGGTCACCCAGCTCTCCGCCGTGAGCAAGGCGCTGGACCGCGCCGGTTTCGCCATCATCGCCACCGGCCTTGAGCAGTGCCTGACCAACCCGGATCAGTCGATGGACAAGAAGGAGATGGAGAAGCTCTTCCTCTCCCTCGCATAA
- a CDS encoding restriction endonuclease subunit S codes for MSSEFSIVPLRRIARVKNGGTPGPDESNWEGDVPWATPVDLGRVHGGCLQTTERSITAMGLQSGSTLAPAGSVLISSRAPIGYAAIAGMDTAFNQGCKALIPLPGVSRPRFLKYAVESQMSTLQAAGRGSTFTEVSASDVASLPIPVTSLDKQDWIADYLDRETAEIDAMAVELDQAMDLIDERFHAEVEQSFQSLDAPRMPLRSQIQSMTTGTSVTAAKFAPAAGEPGVLATSAVFGDELNETAVKSVDPHEYVRLTCPLRINTLLVSRMNTMNLVGKAVTVGRHLPDVYLPDRLWAVEVDVPRYIYWWTRSQSYREQIRGLAVGASDSMKTLSQQAFRSITLPVPPVTQQIAVAAQLDEAAERFSALKAELQEAKGLLEERRAVLISAAVTGQIDVSAQGSSAAGQLRDDLEVHV; via the coding sequence ATGAGTTCGGAATTTTCCATTGTTCCCCTCCGTCGTATTGCACGGGTCAAGAACGGAGGAACACCTGGCCCTGACGAATCCAACTGGGAGGGGGATGTTCCTTGGGCCACTCCGGTAGATTTAGGGCGAGTCCACGGCGGTTGTCTCCAGACCACCGAGCGGTCGATAACGGCTATGGGGCTTCAGTCAGGGTCGACTCTTGCCCCCGCTGGGTCAGTACTCATTTCTTCTCGGGCACCTATCGGCTACGCAGCAATCGCAGGTATGGACACCGCTTTTAATCAAGGGTGCAAAGCCCTTATCCCTCTACCGGGAGTTTCCCGGCCACGCTTCCTCAAGTACGCAGTTGAGAGCCAGATGAGTACTCTCCAGGCTGCGGGACGGGGGAGTACCTTTACTGAAGTCAGCGCTTCTGATGTCGCTTCCCTTCCTATACCTGTGACCTCTCTTGATAAGCAGGACTGGATTGCGGATTACCTCGACCGAGAAACCGCCGAAATCGATGCTATGGCGGTCGAGCTTGATCAAGCTATGGATTTAATCGACGAACGATTTCACGCAGAAGTTGAACAGAGTTTTCAGTCCTTGGATGCCCCCCGGATGCCCTTGCGTTCACAGATTCAAAGCATGACAACAGGAACAAGCGTCACAGCGGCGAAGTTCGCGCCGGCGGCCGGTGAACCTGGTGTATTGGCCACCAGTGCCGTTTTCGGGGATGAGCTCAATGAGACCGCTGTGAAGAGCGTAGATCCACATGAGTATGTGCGATTGACCTGTCCTCTCCGGATTAATACCCTTCTAGTCAGCCGAATGAACACTATGAACCTGGTAGGTAAGGCAGTGACAGTGGGTCGGCACCTCCCTGATGTCTATCTCCCTGACCGGCTGTGGGCAGTCGAAGTTGATGTGCCTAGATATATCTATTGGTGGACCCGCTCACAGAGCTACCGGGAGCAGATTCGCGGGTTAGCCGTAGGGGCAAGTGATTCAATGAAAACTCTTTCGCAACAAGCTTTCCGAAGCATCACTTTGCCGGTCCCACCTGTTACTCAACAGATTGCAGTGGCTGCTCAATTGGATGAAGCAGCGGAGCGTTTCAGTGCCCTTAAGGCAGAACTCCAAGAGGCCAAGGGGTTGCTCGAAGAACGCCGGGCGGTTCTAATTTCAGCGGCTGTCACTGGACAGATCGATGTGAGTGCCCAGGGTAGTTCGGCTGCCGGGCAGTTGCGGGATGATTTGGAGGTCCACGTATGA
- a CDS encoding zinc-dependent alcohol dehydrogenase — translation MTTFRAALVESFDADIAVKDVERPTPGPNQALVKLIASGICHTDLHAAKGDWPVLPEPPFIPGHEGIGEIVELGPGEHDVAVGDIVGNAWLWSACANCEFCRTGRETFCPNAQYGGYTQNGSFGEYMLVDTRFAPRIPDGVDYLEAAPILCAGVTVYKALKVSNIRPGQFMVISGIGGLGHIAVQYAKAMGMRPIAVDIADSKLELAKSLGAEFTVNARDVDPAEAVREFTNGGAHGVLVTAVHEKAFGQALGMARTNGTIVFNGLPPGEFPVSVFDVVFRGLTITGSLVGTRQDMEEALDFYARGLIKPKVAECGLDDVADVFEKLESGGIDGRVAIRY, via the coding sequence ATGACCACTTTCCGAGCTGCCCTCGTCGAGTCCTTCGACGCCGACATTGCCGTCAAGGACGTTGAACGCCCCACCCCGGGGCCGAACCAGGCCCTGGTCAAGCTCATCGCCTCCGGCATTTGCCACACGGACCTTCATGCCGCCAAGGGTGACTGGCCCGTGCTGCCTGAGCCACCGTTCATCCCGGGCCATGAGGGCATCGGAGAGATCGTCGAACTCGGGCCCGGCGAGCATGACGTTGCGGTGGGGGACATCGTCGGTAATGCGTGGCTCTGGTCCGCCTGCGCTAACTGCGAGTTCTGCCGCACTGGTCGCGAGACTTTCTGCCCGAACGCGCAGTACGGCGGTTACACCCAGAACGGCTCCTTCGGTGAGTACATGCTCGTGGATACGCGCTTTGCGCCCCGCATCCCGGATGGTGTGGACTATCTCGAGGCCGCCCCGATTCTCTGTGCTGGTGTGACGGTGTATAAGGCGTTGAAGGTATCGAATATCCGGCCGGGCCAGTTCATGGTCATCTCCGGTATCGGCGGCCTGGGCCACATCGCCGTCCAGTACGCCAAGGCGATGGGCATGCGCCCCATCGCGGTGGATATCGCCGACTCCAAGCTGGAACTGGCAAAGTCACTCGGTGCGGAGTTCACCGTCAACGCGAGGGATGTTGACCCGGCCGAGGCGGTCCGGGAGTTCACAAATGGTGGCGCACACGGTGTGCTTGTCACCGCGGTCCATGAGAAGGCGTTCGGCCAGGCTCTCGGTATGGCGCGCACCAACGGCACCATTGTGTTCAATGGCCTGCCGCCAGGGGAGTTCCCGGTCTCGGTCTTTGATGTTGTTTTCCGGGGTTTGACCATCACCGGTTCCCTGGTGGGTACCCGCCAGGACATGGAGGAGGCGCTGGACTTCTACGCCCGCGGCCTGATCAAGCCGAAGGTTGCCGAGTGCGGGCTTGACGACGTCGCCGATGTCTTCGAGAAGCTCGAGAGTGGCGGCATCGACGGTCGTGTGGCGATCCGCTACTAA
- a CDS encoding DUF302 domain-containing protein, whose product MSYTHTVTVSLSYDDAVARTREALAEHGFGVLTEIDIRATFAKKLGQEAADAVGDYVILGACNPGLASKALGAEPEMGALLPCNVVVRRGPGAERTTVETIDPQTMVQLGESDQVREVAEDADARLRAALAAIAGAKNIDV is encoded by the coding sequence ATGTCCTACACCCACACCGTCACCGTGTCCCTGTCCTACGATGATGCCGTCGCCCGCACCCGCGAGGCGCTGGCTGAGCATGGCTTCGGCGTGCTCACCGAGATCGACATCCGCGCCACCTTCGCCAAGAAACTGGGCCAGGAGGCCGCCGACGCCGTGGGTGACTATGTCATCCTCGGTGCCTGCAACCCCGGTCTGGCCAGCAAGGCCCTGGGTGCCGAACCGGAGATGGGTGCCCTGCTGCCCTGTAATGTCGTGGTCCGGCGTGGCCCGGGTGCTGAGCGCACCACCGTCGAGACGATCGATCCGCAGACCATGGTCCAGCTCGGTGAGAGCGACCAGGTCCGCGAGGTCGCTGAGGATGCCGATGCCCGGCTGCGCGCCGCACTCGCGGCCATCGCCGGTGCCAAGAACATCGACGTCTAA
- a CDS encoding type I restriction endonuclease subunit R has product MSAGVHREINLQRFVVDHLASHGWLASKGNEGYDKDRALFVPDLLGWLEETDPDNYHRIVPKDAPEAAMAKGQNRILDRVAKKLAAEEKHGGGTLNVLRQGVDVVGAKKFSLLQMPPANDKNPRLTKRYEQNRLRVVEELVYSTKHGNRLDLTLFINGIPVATVEIKTEFTQSLDQAMTQYRTQRLPKGEPLLTAGRGALVHFAVTDRRIAMTTRLDGPATVFLPFNQGHNGGAGNPPSTQGHATSYFWEDILERDTWLTILTKFIYTNHQTKTDPITGKVTTTSQIRFPRFHQWRAVTKIAAAAAVEGPGHNYLIQHSAGSGKTDSIAWTAHRLASLHDKAGEKVFDTVFVIADRQVLDRQLQDAVQQLETVAGTFQAIDSGGDGSKTSRLTQVLTSGTAKIVGVTLQTFPHALAALKDPANQDKLAGRRFAVIADEAHSSQTGSSAKAVREMLYLTREIPEFDLEEPGADQDALAAMAAHSDADKRLSYFAFTATPKAKTLELFGRRNLATQELEPFDLYPMKQAIEEGFILDVLKNYTTYEMAARVALNGTTTPGSTPADGPQDTPTGDVGEGEVDVRQGTRAYINFVELHPTNVASKVDVILEHYRSTVQPHLGGRAKAMVVTASRAAAVRYARAFEKAITERNLPLQTLVAFSGEVPDPDVASLPGTAQKMVTEMSMNPALKGRDLASVFAQDGQNILVVANKYQTGFDQPLLVGMYVDKQLSGIAAVQTLSRLNRRAPGKTDTYVLDFVNDAEQILESFKTYYEAAHIETESDPDLVADLISKLEAQHIFTWSEVDQVWADWASRPTVAARKHAQLSGHLAPAVERFENAWHQAVLAQDEQRREELLDFKAVLSQYVKAYAFFSQILHFGDPRYEKMAVFADLLAKLLREFTAEAEKPEAVDVSDVVLTHYRLEKIREDDLGLGNTDGEAPGLTGMTEAGLAKARESEHALKTELIEKINKYFGDLAAKDEYKVSFIENLLAEAADHPELEVQARNNSKIDFASSPQLQVILEDALWQHEESSNEVLKSAREMSARTLVEMVMEFGLFELLRGEKNVG; this is encoded by the coding sequence ATGAGTGCCGGGGTTCATCGGGAGATCAATCTCCAACGGTTCGTCGTCGACCACCTCGCCTCGCATGGGTGGTTGGCGTCGAAGGGGAATGAGGGCTACGACAAGGACCGGGCCCTGTTCGTCCCCGACTTGTTGGGCTGGTTGGAGGAGACCGACCCGGACAACTACCACCGGATCGTGCCGAAGGACGCCCCCGAAGCCGCTATGGCCAAGGGGCAGAATCGGATCTTGGACCGGGTGGCCAAGAAGCTCGCCGCGGAGGAAAAACACGGTGGTGGCACCCTCAACGTCCTGCGGCAGGGGGTGGATGTGGTTGGGGCGAAGAAGTTCAGCCTGTTGCAGATGCCCCCGGCCAACGACAAAAACCCCCGCCTGACAAAGCGTTATGAACAGAACCGCCTCCGAGTGGTCGAAGAGTTGGTGTACTCCACCAAGCATGGCAACCGGTTGGATTTGACGTTGTTCATCAACGGCATCCCCGTGGCGACGGTGGAGATCAAGACGGAGTTCACCCAGTCACTGGATCAGGCGATGACCCAGTACCGCACCCAGCGTCTGCCCAAGGGGGAGCCGTTGCTCACGGCTGGGCGAGGTGCCCTGGTGCATTTCGCGGTCACGGACCGCCGCATCGCGATGACCACCCGGTTGGATGGGCCAGCGACGGTGTTTTTGCCGTTCAACCAGGGGCACAACGGTGGGGCGGGCAACCCGCCGTCGACGCAGGGGCATGCCACCAGTTACTTCTGGGAGGACATCCTTGAGCGGGATACGTGGTTGACGATTCTCACGAAGTTCATCTACACCAACCACCAGACTAAGACGGATCCGATCACCGGCAAGGTCACCACGACCTCCCAGATCCGCTTCCCGCGGTTCCACCAGTGGCGGGCGGTGACCAAGATCGCCGCTGCGGCCGCGGTCGAGGGCCCAGGGCACAATTACCTCATTCAGCATTCCGCAGGCTCAGGCAAGACGGATTCGATCGCCTGGACCGCCCACCGCCTGGCTTCATTGCATGATAAGGCCGGGGAGAAGGTCTTCGACACGGTCTTCGTCATCGCCGACCGGCAGGTGCTCGATCGTCAGCTCCAGGACGCGGTCCAGCAGCTGGAGACCGTGGCCGGTACCTTCCAGGCCATTGATTCTGGTGGGGACGGGTCGAAAACCTCCCGGTTGACGCAGGTGCTCACCAGCGGAACGGCGAAGATCGTCGGCGTGACGCTGCAGACCTTCCCGCATGCCCTGGCAGCATTGAAGGACCCAGCCAACCAAGACAAGCTCGCAGGCCGTAGGTTCGCGGTCATCGCCGATGAGGCGCATTCCTCCCAGACGGGGAGTTCGGCGAAGGCGGTGCGTGAGATGCTCTACCTCACGCGGGAGATACCTGAGTTCGATCTGGAGGAACCGGGTGCTGACCAGGACGCGTTGGCGGCGATGGCTGCGCACAGTGACGCGGACAAGCGCTTGAGCTATTTCGCGTTTACCGCCACCCCGAAGGCGAAGACCCTGGAGTTGTTCGGCCGGCGCAACCTGGCCACCCAGGAGTTGGAGCCGTTTGATCTGTATCCGATGAAGCAGGCCATCGAGGAGGGTTTCATCCTCGATGTGCTCAAAAACTACACCACCTACGAGATGGCTGCCCGTGTGGCACTCAACGGCACCACCACCCCCGGCAGCACTCCGGCAGACGGGCCGCAGGACACCCCCACGGGAGACGTCGGGGAGGGTGAGGTGGATGTTCGCCAGGGCACCCGGGCCTACATCAACTTCGTTGAGCTCCACCCCACGAACGTGGCGTCCAAGGTTGATGTCATCCTCGAGCATTACCGCTCGACTGTGCAGCCGCATCTGGGTGGCCGGGCTAAGGCGATGGTGGTGACCGCTTCTCGGGCGGCGGCGGTGCGTTATGCCCGGGCGTTTGAGAAGGCGATCACCGAGCGCAACCTGCCCCTGCAGACGTTGGTGGCGTTTTCCGGGGAGGTCCCTGACCCGGATGTCGCCTCCCTGCCGGGTACGGCGCAGAAGATGGTCACCGAGATGAGTATGAACCCGGCACTCAAGGGTCGGGATCTGGCCAGTGTGTTCGCCCAGGACGGACAGAACATCCTCGTGGTGGCCAACAAGTACCAGACCGGCTTCGACCAACCGTTGCTGGTGGGCATGTATGTCGACAAGCAACTCTCGGGTATCGCTGCGGTGCAGACCTTGTCGCGGCTCAACCGCCGTGCTCCGGGCAAGACCGATACCTACGTCCTGGACTTCGTCAACGACGCCGAGCAGATCCTCGAGTCCTTCAAGACCTACTACGAGGCCGCCCACATCGAGACGGAGTCGGATCCGGATCTGGTCGCGGATCTGATCTCCAAGCTGGAGGCTCAGCATATCTTCACCTGGTCTGAGGTCGACCAGGTGTGGGCCGACTGGGCATCCAGGCCCACTGTCGCGGCCCGAAAGCACGCCCAGCTCTCGGGGCATTTGGCACCGGCCGTGGAGCGGTTCGAGAACGCCTGGCACCAAGCGGTCCTTGCCCAGGATGAACAGCGGCGGGAAGAATTGCTGGATTTTAAGGCGGTGTTGTCCCAGTACGTCAAGGCGTATGCGTTTTTCAGCCAGATCCTCCACTTCGGTGACCCCCGCTACGAGAAGATGGCAGTGTTCGCCGACTTGCTGGCCAAACTGCTACGGGAGTTCACCGCCGAGGCCGAGAAGCCGGAGGCGGTGGATGTCTCGGATGTGGTACTCACCCATTACCGGTTGGAGAAGATCCGTGAGGACGACCTCGGGCTCGGGAACACTGATGGTGAGGCCCCCGGTCTGACAGGTATGACCGAGGCTGGGTTGGCGAAGGCCCGGGAGTCCGAGCATGCGCTGAAAACAGAGTTGATCGAGAAGATTAACAAGTACTTCGGTGACCTGGCGGCCAAGGACGAGTACAAGGTCAGCTTCATTGAGAACCTGCTGGCCGAGGCTGCCGATCACCCTGAGTTGGAGGTGCAGGCCAGGAACAACTCTAAGATCGATTTCGCGAGTTCTCCGCAGCTGCAGGTCATCCTGGAAGACGCCCTGTGGCAGCACGAGGAATCTTCCAACGAGGTCCTCAAGTCCGCCCGAGAAATGTCGGCTAGGACACTGGTGGAGATGGTGATGGAGTTCGGACTCTTCGAACTACTTCGAGGCGAGAAGAACGTTGGTTAG